From Paenibacillus sp. V4I7, one genomic window encodes:
- a CDS encoding BMP family protein, protein MKKTLLSIFAVTLILTGCGTAKNDTAATKAAEATKAPETKSSKKIVLITPEKIGVNPFFAQEDEGVKKAGKEFGVDVKTIESTDASAIEQNLRAAVADNYDLIITSSFESEDALKKVAAENPKKSFAIIDTVVDLPNVRSVVFREHEAAYLLGAAAGLATKKNVVGMVAAMDIPLIKKYTVGFQEGLKSTNPNAKFIVNYVGSFTDPAKAKELALTQFAQGADFIAAASAVGDLGVFEAAKEKGFYTSGQDIDRTVTDPEHIVLSQLKGTDSVAYQTVKDFVNGTFRFGAMDYGLKEDGVGLTFVTKESKSKLSPFIGQDVVNKVKAIKDDIVSGKVTVPNPLK, encoded by the coding sequence ATGAAAAAAACGTTATTATCCATTTTCGCCGTTACATTAATACTGACTGGTTGCGGCACCGCTAAAAATGATACAGCAGCTACAAAAGCTGCAGAAGCAACAAAAGCGCCTGAAACCAAATCATCCAAAAAAATCGTTCTAATAACACCAGAAAAAATTGGTGTGAACCCTTTCTTTGCTCAAGAGGATGAGGGTGTTAAAAAAGCAGGTAAAGAATTCGGTGTTGATGTGAAAACAATAGAATCTACGGATGCCAGCGCGATTGAACAAAACCTGCGTGCTGCTGTTGCAGATAATTATGATCTTATTATTACCAGCTCATTTGAATCCGAGGATGCTCTGAAAAAGGTAGCTGCTGAAAATCCGAAGAAATCTTTTGCTATTATTGATACAGTTGTTGATTTGCCGAACGTTAGAAGCGTAGTATTCCGTGAGCATGAAGCAGCATACTTGCTTGGTGCAGCTGCGGGTCTTGCGACTAAGAAAAATGTTGTCGGTATGGTGGCTGCAATGGATATACCTTTGATCAAAAAATACACAGTCGGTTTCCAAGAAGGTTTGAAATCAACGAATCCGAATGCAAAATTCATCGTGAACTATGTAGGCAGCTTCACGGATCCAGCCAAAGCGAAAGAACTGGCGTTGACGCAATTCGCTCAAGGAGCAGATTTCATCGCAGCGGCATCAGCTGTAGGCGATTTAGGCGTGTTCGAAGCGGCTAAGGAAAAAGGCTTCTACACATCCGGTCAAGATATCGACCGTACGGTGACGGATCCTGAGCATATCGTTCTCTCTCAATTAAAAGGTACTGACAGCGTAGCTTACCAAACCGTGAAAGATTTCGTGAATGGCACCTTCAGATTTGGCGCTATGGATTACGGCTTGAAAGAAGACGGCGTTGGTCTTACTTTCGTAACAAAAGAAAGCAAATCCAAACTGAGTCCGTTTATTGGACAAGACGTTGTGAATAAAGTTAAAGCCATCAAAGACGATATCGTATCTGGCAAAGTTACGGTTCCGAATCCTCTTAAATAG
- a CDS encoding ABC transporter ATP-binding protein, whose amino-acid sequence MLLQMNQITKAYGSLTANSNVDFSLREGEIHALVGENGAGKTTLMRILYGMEQPTSGTILLRGRKIQFVNPTDAIRHGIGMVHQHFMLFPSFTVAENIVIGNEPQVGVKFDRKKAAQQVKALCDMYRLPIDPLRKVANLPLGLQQRVEILKVLYQGADIIILDEPTGVLTPLEAKELLVIMKSLASQGKSFIVITHKLHEVMEVADRVTVLRDGKIRGTVNTSATNAEELSKLMVGRELVQTSKSAARFGETVLEVKEVTIQGKKGKPVLGRVSLEVKAGEILGVAGISGNGQSELIQSITGLLPIDQGHIRLMGKDITGRLVREIRESGLSHIPEDRYQWGAAKEGSVLENGIMGHHRTHRRNGFLQGKSLRNMVDGFIQQFQIKTGSQETKVKFLSGGNLQKLIVAREIAQKQPFLIAAEPTRGVDVGAMEVIHDELLKKRDEQGAILLVSSELTEILKLSDRIIVMYEGRIAGELSALHATEEQISLLMAGGEGGSHA is encoded by the coding sequence ATGCTGCTTCAAATGAACCAAATTACCAAAGCCTATGGAAGCTTGACAGCCAACTCCAACGTAGATTTTTCACTGCGCGAAGGTGAAATCCATGCGCTAGTCGGCGAGAATGGGGCGGGTAAAACAACCCTGATGCGCATCCTTTACGGAATGGAACAGCCAACGTCGGGCACGATTCTTTTACGCGGAAGAAAAATCCAGTTCGTAAACCCTACGGATGCGATTCGTCATGGCATCGGTATGGTGCATCAGCATTTCATGCTGTTTCCTTCTTTTACGGTGGCTGAAAATATCGTCATCGGCAATGAACCGCAGGTTGGCGTGAAGTTCGACCGAAAGAAAGCTGCCCAGCAAGTTAAGGCATTGTGTGACATGTACCGACTACCCATTGATCCATTGAGGAAAGTTGCTAACCTTCCGCTAGGATTACAACAACGCGTTGAGATTTTGAAGGTGCTCTATCAAGGTGCGGATATCATTATTTTGGACGAGCCTACGGGTGTTTTGACGCCGCTGGAAGCCAAGGAACTGCTTGTCATTATGAAGAGCTTAGCGAGCCAGGGTAAAAGCTTCATTGTCATCACGCACAAATTACATGAGGTCATGGAAGTTGCAGACCGAGTTACGGTGCTTCGAGACGGTAAAATCAGAGGGACTGTAAATACTTCGGCAACTAACGCAGAAGAACTTTCTAAATTAATGGTAGGAAGAGAACTGGTGCAAACGAGCAAAAGTGCCGCAAGATTTGGTGAAACGGTTCTCGAAGTGAAAGAGGTTACCATACAAGGCAAGAAAGGAAAGCCTGTGCTGGGTCGTGTCAGTCTTGAGGTGAAGGCTGGTGAGATCTTAGGCGTCGCTGGTATTTCCGGTAACGGACAGTCTGAGCTGATCCAAAGCATTACAGGACTCCTACCGATTGATCAAGGTCACATTCGTTTGATGGGCAAAGACATTACAGGCCGTTTAGTTCGTGAGATCAGAGAAAGCGGGCTTTCGCATATTCCTGAGGATCGTTACCAATGGGGAGCTGCTAAAGAAGGCAGCGTTCTTGAAAACGGCATAATGGGGCATCACAGAACGCATCGGCGTAACGGATTTTTGCAAGGCAAGTCACTGCGAAATATGGTTGACGGATTCATTCAGCAATTCCAGATTAAAACGGGTTCCCAGGAAACGAAAGTCAAATTTCTGTCTGGAGGCAATCTTCAGAAGCTGATTGTAGCCAGAGAAATTGCCCAAAAACAGCCGTTTCTTATCGCAGCTGAACCCACGCGTGGTGTGGATGTTGGAGCGATGGAAGTGATCCATGATGAGCTGCTGAAAAAACGCGATGAGCAGGGTGCCATTCTATTGGTATCTTCGGAGTTGACGGAGATTCTCAAGCTTTCTGATCGTATTATCGTGATGTACGAAGGTCGAATTGCGGGAGAGCTATCAGCGCTGCACGCGACTGAGGAGCAAATCAGTCTGTTGATGGCAGGAGGTGAAGGTGGTTCCCATGCTTAA
- a CDS encoding ABC transporter permease, translated as MLNWKGNIGALLQPLIAVFIGLLGGAIAIVLIGGSISDTYAQMWKGAFGNFYFLTNTLTRATPLILVGLGVSIAFRAGFFNMGSEGQMILGALTSAMIALYFPGPPVFKLFAALLGGIAVGGIWSAFAGWLDARFKMNLIVTTLLLNYIAALFAGYLVAYPLKDKTGSAALAQTMMVDKSIWLPKLFQGMSMHAGFIIAIVFAVLLFLFIKYSAAGYEIRMLGYNPLFAAYGGVNRGKLMLASMFASGGFAGLAGAVEVLGMQYRYTDGMITNPGFAWSGIMATLLSGAHPLGTTVAAVLLAALQTGGMGVERNTSIPLEISSVIQSLLILFVTAKFSYTLWKRRKGGGSGAASS; from the coding sequence ATGCTTAATTGGAAAGGAAACATTGGCGCACTGCTGCAGCCGCTTATTGCGGTATTTATCGGTTTACTTGGCGGAGCCATTGCCATCGTTTTGATTGGCGGGTCCATTTCGGACACATACGCACAAATGTGGAAAGGCGCTTTCGGCAATTTTTACTTTTTAACAAATACGTTGACGCGAGCGACACCTCTTATTTTAGTCGGATTAGGCGTTTCAATAGCCTTCCGCGCCGGATTCTTCAACATGGGTTCTGAAGGTCAAATGATCCTCGGTGCTTTAACCAGCGCGATGATTGCACTCTACTTTCCTGGACCTCCTGTATTTAAATTATTCGCCGCACTGCTAGGCGGCATTGCAGTTGGCGGTATATGGTCAGCCTTTGCTGGTTGGCTTGATGCGCGATTTAAAATGAATTTGATTGTCACCACACTCTTGCTCAATTATATTGCAGCCTTGTTTGCAGGCTATTTGGTAGCCTATCCGCTCAAGGATAAAACAGGTTCAGCTGCACTAGCGCAAACGATGATGGTTGATAAAAGTATATGGCTGCCCAAGCTTTTCCAAGGGATGAGCATGCATGCGGGCTTCATCATAGCCATTGTTTTTGCAGTTCTCTTATTTTTGTTTATTAAATACAGTGCTGCCGGTTACGAAATCCGTATGCTTGGGTACAATCCGTTGTTTGCCGCTTATGGAGGCGTAAACCGCGGTAAATTAATGCTCGCGAGCATGTTCGCAAGTGGTGGCTTTGCTGGTTTGGCAGGTGCAGTCGAAGTACTCGGCATGCAGTATCGCTATACGGACGGTATGATAACGAATCCGGGTTTCGCTTGGTCCGGTATTATGGCTACGCTCCTTTCTGGTGCACATCCGCTAGGTACGACTGTTGCCGCTGTCCTTCTGGCTGCACTGCAGACAGGTGGCATGGGTGTTGAACGAAACACCAGCATACCCCTCGAAATTTCAAGTGTCATTCAGTCTCTCTTGATCTTGTTCGTAACGGCCAAGTTCAGTTATACCCTATGGAAACGCAGGAAAGGAGGGGGAAGCGGTGCAGCATCTTCTTGA
- a CDS encoding ABC transporter permease yields the protein MVAPILLAALGGAICSRVGLFNVGLEGFVLVGAFSAIVGNHFSGNVYLAVLIAIAVTMLFSLAFAYISIHLQANVIVVGISFNFLALGLTAFCLKAIFHVKGAFYDKNMVGLPKWNIPIVQDIPVIGGIISGHSPLIYLAFALVLGLQYFLFKSVLGFRLLAVGENPVAAKSIGIKVGRMQYLAVLICGLLCGLAGAQLSLGQVTMFTEGMTAGRGFIALVATMLGQANPLGVMASSLLFGLMDAFSIRLQGFSLPTHFTQMLPYLVTLLAMLFFRKSSYMADAQKANGSSR from the coding sequence ATGGTTGCTCCAATTCTCCTCGCTGCGTTGGGCGGTGCGATTTGCTCAAGAGTGGGGTTGTTCAATGTTGGATTGGAAGGCTTCGTGCTTGTAGGCGCGTTCTCTGCTATTGTAGGCAATCATTTTTCCGGCAATGTGTATCTAGCTGTCTTGATTGCCATTGCGGTGACGATGTTATTTTCACTCGCATTTGCGTATATTAGCATCCATTTGCAAGCGAACGTGATCGTCGTCGGTATTTCATTTAATTTTCTGGCGCTTGGCTTAACAGCGTTCTGCCTAAAAGCCATTTTCCATGTGAAAGGCGCCTTCTACGATAAAAATATGGTTGGGCTTCCGAAGTGGAATATTCCGATTGTTCAAGATATACCAGTGATTGGCGGTATTATTTCGGGCCATTCCCCCCTTATTTATTTGGCCTTTGCACTGGTGCTTGGCCTGCAGTACTTTTTATTTAAATCAGTCCTTGGTTTCCGCTTGCTGGCCGTGGGTGAGAACCCAGTTGCTGCGAAAAGCATAGGCATTAAAGTGGGCCGAATGCAGTATCTAGCCGTATTAATTTGCGGCTTGCTTTGCGGGTTGGCAGGCGCTCAGCTTTCACTCGGTCAAGTCACGATGTTTACCGAAGGCATGACGGCGGGCAGAGGCTTTATTGCGCTGGTCGCAACGATGCTAGGACAAGCCAATCCGCTTGGCGTCATGGCATCAAGCCTCCTGTTCGGACTGATGGATGCATTCAGTATCAGGCTGCAGGGCTTCTCGCTGCCGACTCATTTCACACAAATGCTTCCTTATCTTGTGACGCTGCTGGCGATGCTCTTTTTTAGAAAGAGCAGTTATATGGCAGATGCTCAAAAAGCTAACGGAAGCTCGCGCTAG
- a CDS encoding sulfite oxidase-like oxidoreductase — translation MAKDTKADRIRKMKVPSVGSSMSNRVPPGQVLTDRFPILHEGEVPEYDMTEWTLRVFGEVEEDKVVTYEQLLTMPQTQVLCDIHCVTRWSKLDTAWEGILFRDFLQLLEIKPQGKFVMLHADNDYETNVPLEDLMGDHVLLALKYDGKPLTPKHGWPLRLIVPHLYFWKSPKWIRGVEFMTADREGFWEQNGFHNVADPFQEQRFSGEAIPIPEDEWEKKEFD, via the coding sequence ATGGCAAAAGACACCAAAGCTGATCGAATCAGAAAAATGAAGGTTCCCTCCGTAGGTTCCTCCATGTCAAACCGAGTCCCGCCGGGACAGGTTTTGACAGACCGGTTTCCTATTTTGCATGAAGGAGAAGTACCGGAGTACGACATGACGGAGTGGACGTTGCGAGTGTTTGGCGAGGTCGAAGAGGACAAAGTTGTCACTTATGAACAATTGCTCACGATGCCTCAAACGCAAGTTCTCTGTGACATTCACTGCGTAACCCGTTGGTCTAAGCTTGACACAGCCTGGGAAGGGATTCTATTTCGCGATTTTCTTCAACTGCTGGAAATTAAGCCGCAAGGCAAGTTCGTCATGCTGCATGCCGACAATGATTACGAAACGAACGTTCCGTTAGAGGATCTGATGGGCGATCACGTTTTGTTGGCTTTGAAATATGATGGGAAGCCACTGACCCCTAAACATGGTTGGCCTCTAAGACTGATAGTACCTCATCTGTATTTTTGGAAAAGTCCAAAATGGATTCGAGGCGTCGAATTTATGACAGCTGACCGCGAAGGATTCTGGGAACAAAACGGCTTCCATAATGTAGCCGATCCATTCCAAGAGCAGCGTTTCTCAGGAGAAGCGATTCCGATTCCAGAAGATGAATGGGAAAAGAAGGAGTTTGATTGA